GCATGTCCTTAGGTCAACTGAAAAGCGGTATCGTCCTGGCAGGTATCTCGCTGCTCGCACTGTCCGTGCCGGCATATGCAAAAAGCCCTTCCCAGTCGGGCGATGCCACCAAGCGGTATTTCGAGATACCTGCCGGTCCGTTGGATGCCGCGTTGAAGACATGGTCCCGACTGACGAAGCGGTCGGTCCTTTTCCAATCGGCAGAGATCGCCGACAAGCGCACCTCAGGTGCGAAGGGCGCGATGACTCCCGACGAGGCGCTCGATGCGATACTCGCACGGACCGGCTTTGGCAGGATCAACGAGGCGGCCGGCGCTGTTGCGATCGTCGCGCAGCAGGTGGAGGCTGATGGTGGCAACGCCACGCCCGACATTCTCGTTACCGGCAAAGCGGCTTGGTCGCTGAACACCGGCATCGCCCGCACGCAAGACGACAGCCAACCATTCATCGTGCTCACCCGCGAGGAAATCCAGCGCAGCGGAGCCCCCAATCTCGAAACGTTCCTGCGCGATCGTCTGAACGTCAACACCTCTCCCGTCGTCAGCCAGCAAGCGCGCGGCGGCACCAGCGGTACCGCCGCGACACGAGGGCTCAGCGCGATCAACCTGCGCGGTCTCGGCACGCGCGATACGCTGATCCTCGTCGATGGCCGCCGTCAACCAGGGGTCAACATCGGCGACGGCAACCTCACCCAGCCATCGATCACCGGTATACCCCTCGCTTCGATCGAGCGCATCGAGGTACTCGCCTCGTCGGCGTCGGGCATTTACGGCAGCGGCGCGTCGGGGGGAGCGATCAATATCGTCCTGAAGCGCGATTTCACCGGCGGCGAGATTTCGACGTCGTACAGCGATACGACCGATTTCGCCCAGGGCGAGACTCAGACCGACATAACCTACGGCTTTCCATTGGAAGGAGGCAGGACAAAGGTGTCGCTGACCGGCAGCTGGCAGAAAGCTCGCCCCTTATACTATGGGGATCGCGCAAATCTGGCCACACGGACGATCGCCAAGATCCGCGAAAATGACGCCAGCTACTTCGAAGGCGCGTACGTCAGCATACCCTCCGGTGGGCAAGTCAATTACAAGACGTTTTTGGATACCCTGACGCTGAAGCCCGAATATGGCGGGGGTACGATGCCCTCGACCTACGGTACGGTGCCGGCAGGATATCGCGGGCTCTTAGCCGATGGTGTCGCCCCCCTCGCTGCGGCGAACGGACGGTACAATTACGACCTCAACGGGGGATACAGCAACCTGGGGCGGCGAAGCCCACTTCTATATGGGTCCGAACGATACAATGCGTCAGTCAGTGTCCGGCGAGAATTCAACGACCGCCTGACCGGATATCTGGGGGTGACCTGGGCGCGAACGCTATCGTCCAACAGGGTATCGCGCGGGCCTGAATTCATCGAGCTGTCATCGGAAGCGCCCCAAAATCCATTCCAGCAAAGTATCCAGTTAATTCTGCCGGGCGTCGCGTTGGGAAGCGAGGTTCACAATCGGCAGACCAGTTCGACCTTGGTTGGTGGCGTCATCGCGAAACTCCCGTGGGACTGGCAGGCTGCACTCGATGTCTCCTATGCGAGAAGCCGCTTCGTGGGTGACGTGCAACCCTCGCAGATCAGTCAGGCGACGGAAGACCAGCTTGTTTCGGGGACGCAGAACGTCTTGCGTGATCTGACCCTGCAACCGCTCAGCCTGAGTTACGACGACCTCCCATTCTTCACGGCCGCGACGCCGGGCACCTCCTCGACATTCGCCCCTTCGCTAAGAATTGCGGGTCCGCTTCCGCTAAGGCTGCCGGGCGGGAAGACGCAAATGACGCTCAACGTCGAATATAGCGACCAGCGCAACGGCGGCGTAATCACAGCGTCCAACCGGATGACGCGATCCATCCTGAGCTATGCGGCTCCCGCCAGTCAGCGGACCTGGTCGGCTTACGGTGAGATCGCGTTGCCGATCATCAGCGATGCCCATAAGATCGCGCTATTCCGCCAGTTGGAGTTGCGCCTTTCCGCCAGGGCGGAATGGTATCGCGGCAACGGAGCGGATCCTTACAATTGCGCCATCACGTTCGGCCCCTTGCCGGCCGACAATCCGCTCGGCAACTGTCCGCCCGCCGGCGCCGTTGTCAGCCGCAGCATCACGCGCAACTCGCATATCGATCCCAGCATCAGCTTTCGCTGGACGCCGTTCAAGCCGCTGGTGATACGCGGGTCCTATACGACCGGCTACCTGCCCCCGACGTTGACGCAGTTGGTGAAAGTCCGGCCGGAGTTCATCAGGATCAATTTTGCCGACCGCGCACGCGGAGGCGAAAAGATCGGTTCCCCGGGAACTTTCGGCAACCAGATCCCCGGTTTCATCGGCGGCAATCCCGATGTCCGCCCCGAATCCTCCCGCACGTTTTCTGCGGGAGCGATCTTTACCCCTGGTCTGGTGCCGGGATTGCGAGTGTCCGCCGACTGGACACGTATCAAAAAGCGTGATGTATATTTCAATCCGCTGCAACTTCTGGCTTTCTCGGCGAATAGCCAGCAAGCGATCGAGGACCTGCTTGCATCGAACCCGAACCGTGTGAAACGCGGGCCGGCATCGGGTGGTTTTTCGGTCGGACCGATAACCGAACTCGACCTGTCGCTTGTCAATCTTTTGGGCATCTCGACAGACGCGATCGATTTCGTGGTCGATTACGATGCCCCCCTTTCGGGCGGCAATCTCACCGTCACGTCGCGCGCGACGTTCGTGAAATCGCTTGAGGTCATGACCTTCCCGGGCGTTCCCGCAACGGACTACGCCGGCGTGGTACCCACCAATTTCGCGATCGCCACGGGATCGAACGGATCCCTGCGTTGGCGGGGGAGTGCCGCCATCAACTGGAGCAAGGACGCACTGAACCTTGGATGGCAAATCCGTTACATCGACCGTTACGCTATCGATGAAACGAAAACTGTCGTGCCGGCACTCGGGTCCGCGTATGTGAGGAGCCAGATCTACCACGATGTCAGTGCAAGCTACCAGCTTCTCGACGGGCTTACAGCGCGAATCGGGGTCAACAACATCTTCAACAAGCGCCCGCCTCTCGACGTTACCGCGGACCCCTTGTTCTACAGCGCCTACGGCGACCCGCGCCTGCGATCGTTCTATTTGCGTCTGCAGAAAACGTTCTGAGCAGGGTTTGGGGTCAATCCGTTTCAAGCAGATCGGATTAAGCTCAGGACCCATCTGAAGGCAGGCAGGGGTGAGGTGGGGATCTTTTGTCTCGCGGCGGAGCAGGCGTAGATGATCCACCCCGCTTCAGCTCTCGGATGGGTAAATGTGCCGGATCAAGTCATATGTTCCACGTCGCATGTCATCGGGGTGGAGATGTATCGCGTCGCCATGACCTCTCTCGCTTCTCGCCCGGGCCGGGTCGACGAGGCGATCGAAGTGGCCAATCCCGACCGTGACTGCCGGGCCCGGCTCGTGTCTCTTTATGGTCGGAAGTTGATCCTCGGCGACGGAGCGATCGAAGCGTTCGTAAACCGTTCGGAGGGTGGAAGCGCAGCCTTCGTCAAGGAAATGGTGCGGCGCTTGACCCAGGCCGCGCTCACCGCCGGGCGCGGCAATCGCGTCGAGGATGGCGACGTCGACACCATCATGGATCAGGCCATGTCGACCGCGCCGCTCGGGCGCCGGATCGTAGGCCTTCCCGATTGCCCGAGAGCGGGCAGGCAGGCACCACCTTTCGACGCATGCGGCTAGGACCTCTGATAGTCGAGCTAGGGCGGCGACGGCACCAGTCGGCCACGACCGTGACGGGATGAGGTGGACGGCACCGGCGCCAGCGCCACGGCGCGATGATGTGGTCATCGAGCCACGTCCGCCGGTATCGCTTCTCGACATACCGAGCGGCGCGGCGGACGTATCTCGCTACCGCTCGGCTACGCGGTGTCGCCGACCGGCATATCCGCCGCGCCAAAGAAGGCTGCCTGAAGGGGGAGGGCCGCGGCACCGACTGCGGCGGCGTCGGATGCGAGGGTGCTCGCGACGATCCTGGCGGCGGGGCGCCGAAAGCCGCGCCGTTCGGGATTGGTGAGCGCGATGCGCCGGACTATGCGTTCGGACAGCGCGACTGGCAGCCGGCCTCCCAACACGATCAGGGCCGGGTCGATCGTCGCGGAGATCGCGGACGCGACGAGGTCGAGCGACGGCATGATCGCATCCAGCCAGGCATCGACCGCAGGATGCGCCGGATCGAAGTCGGTCAGCATGACGTGGATGTTCGGATAGTCGACGCCGCTGGCGGCAAAGCCGGCCCGCAAGCCCTCCAGATTGGGCTGGGGCCAGCCGGTGGGGAGGATGGCGGCGAATTCTCCGGCGTTGCCGTGGCGCCCGCGCAACGGATGTCCGTTCGATATGACGCCGCCGCCGAATCCGGCCGAAAAGTAGAGATAGGCGAAATCGCGCGCCTGCCGGCCATGCCCCAGCATCGCCTCGCCCACCGCGGCGACGTTGCCGTCATTGTCGATCCAGACCTTGTGACCGAAGGCATCCGCCAACAGGGTATCGAGCGGCAACAGGGCCCAGGCATCGAGCAGGCGGGGCGGATTGAGCCGCGCGCCATCGCCGATGAAATAGCCGGTGACGCCGACCCCGATCCCCACCAGCGCGGCGCGATCCCATCCCGTCGCGGTGATCGCCGCATCGATCATCCGCCGCATCTGCGCAGAGGCTGGCAGGATGGCGGGATCGGCCAGCGGCTCGCTATGGGCCGCGGCGATCGTGCCTGCGAAATCCAGCAGCACCATCGACACCGCATCGGTCATCACCGACATGCCGACCGAGAAGGCGGCACTGCCGACCAGGGACAGCCTGGTACTGGGCTTGCCGGGGCCGGACACGACCGGCGCGCTTTCGCGCAGCAAACCGCG
The sequence above is a segment of the Sphingomonas insulae genome. Coding sequences within it:
- a CDS encoding TonB-dependent receptor, whose translation is MSLGQLKSGIVLAGISLLALSVPAYAKSPSQSGDATKRYFEIPAGPLDAALKTWSRLTKRSVLFQSAEIADKRTSGAKGAMTPDEALDAILARTGFGRINEAAGAVAIVAQQVEADGGNATPDILVTGKAAWSLNTGIARTQDDSQPFIVLTREEIQRSGAPNLETFLRDRLNVNTSPVVSQQARGGTSGTAATRGLSAINLRGLGTRDTLILVDGRRQPGVNIGDGNLTQPSITGIPLASIERIEVLASSASGIYGSGASGGAINIVLKRDFTGGEISTSYSDTTDFAQGETQTDITYGFPLEGGRTKVSLTGSWQKARPLYYGDRANLATRTIAKIRENDASYFEGAYVSIPSGGQVNYKTFLDTLTLKPEYGGGTMPSTYGTVPAGYRGLLADGVAPLAAANGRYNYDLNGGYSNLGRRSPLLYGSERYNASVSVRREFNDRLTGYLGVTWARTLSSNRVSRGPEFIELSSEAPQNPFQQSIQLILPGVALGSEVHNRQTSSTLVGGVIAKLPWDWQAALDVSYARSRFVGDVQPSQISQATEDQLVSGTQNVLRDLTLQPLSLSYDDLPFFTAATPGTSSTFAPSLRIAGPLPLRLPGGKTQMTLNVEYSDQRNGGVITASNRMTRSILSYAAPASQRTWSAYGEIALPIISDAHKIALFRQLELRLSARAEWYRGNGADPYNCAITFGPLPADNPLGNCPPAGAVVSRSITRNSHIDPSISFRWTPFKPLVIRGSYTTGYLPPTLTQLVKVRPEFIRINFADRARGGEKIGSPGTFGNQIPGFIGGNPDVRPESSRTFSAGAIFTPGLVPGLRVSADWTRIKKRDVYFNPLQLLAFSANSQQAIEDLLASNPNRVKRGPASGGFSVGPITELDLSLVNLLGISTDAIDFVVDYDAPLSGGNLTVTSRATFVKSLEVMTFPGVPATDYAGVVPTNFAIATGSNGSLRWRGSAAINWSKDALNLGWQIRYIDRYAIDETKTVVPALGSAYVRSQIYHDVSASYQLLDGLTARIGVNNIFNKRPPLDVTADPLFYSAYGDPRLRSFYLRLQKTF
- a CDS encoding ROK family transcriptional regulator — protein: MTGITAGTYPPRFLREDGRRTATANERVLLDLLSRNGAASRADLARLTGLAPHSITRLIEPLLARGLLRESAPVVSGPGKPSTRLSLVGSAAFSVGMSVMTDAVSMVLLDFAGTIAAAHSEPLADPAILPASAQMRRMIDAAITATGWDRAALVGIGVGVTGYFIGDGARLNPPRLLDAWALLPLDTLLADAFGHKVWIDNDGNVAAVGEAMLGHGRQARDFAYLYFSAGFGGGVISNGHPLRGRHGNAGEFAAILPTGWPQPNLEGLRAGFAASGVDYPNIHVMLTDFDPAHPAVDAWLDAIMPSLDLVASAISATIDPALIVLGGRLPVALSERIVRRIALTNPERRGFRRPAARIVASTLASDAAAVGAAALPLQAAFFGAADMPVGDTA